A DNA window from Vigna angularis cultivar LongXiaoDou No.4 chromosome 1, ASM1680809v1, whole genome shotgun sequence contains the following coding sequences:
- the LOC108320090 gene encoding G-type lectin S-receptor-like serine/threonine-protein kinase RKS1 isoform X1, protein MNQTHKHKICMLSSLILLFTFHFCSCSDTISSDKAIRDGELLVSKGKTFALGFFSPGKSKSRYVGIWFNNVQEQTVVWVANRDTPINDTSGVLSINPDGNLVLHHNYSTSPIWSTSVSLTQSNSTATNVIAQLSDLANLLLILNDTKTLIWQSFDHPTDTLIPYLRIGFDRKANQSWILQSWKTDDDPGTGSYTLELSSTGKAQLFLYHQNLPLWRGGSWNGELFMGVPNMKRDLLTFNVSFTENENLVALSFNPRDKSLITWVVVQQSGFFNVFTRDKQKNQWNRYWSVPINQCDNYGTCGSNGNCDPLNFEEFRCTCLPGFEPKSPHEWYNNRDGSEGCVRKKGVSVCGNGEGFVKLEGLKLPDTSEATAKEGWSLDECEKDCLRNCSCTAYAVLDVRNGGSGCLAWHGNLTDIQKLSDQGQDMFVRVDAEELANYNKKTKGLHGKMRIAVIVTASAVASIIILFALYFRWKKKTKDKVMHLLNQFSPGHDNGIQSSTHRNLPFFSLKVIMEAARNFSDENKLGQGGFGSVYKGCLANGQEIAVKRLSEHSGQGTEEFKTEVTLLVKLQHRNLVRLLGCCFEKEERMLVYEYLPNKSLDFFIFDEKRRSSLTWDKRFEIILGIARGILYLHQDSRLKIIHRDLKASNVLLDAAMNPKISDFGMARIFGEDQIQARTRRVVGTYGYMAPEYAMDGRYSTKSDVFSFGVLLLEIIAGKRNTDCERGRSSRNLIGHVWILWTEGRALDIVDSTLGESYSPAFVLRCIQIGLLCVQENAAYRPSLSEVVFMLGNETSLSRPQKPAFLLNGDLAESSTSGGGSSINEITATTVSAR, encoded by the exons ATGAACCAAACCCATAAGCATAAAATATGTATGCTAAGCTCCTTGATTCTACTCTTCACCTtccatttttgttcttgttctgATACCATATCTTCTGACAAAGCCATCAGAGATGGCGAGCTTCTTGTTTCCAAAGGCAAAACCTTTGCTCTTGGATTTTTCAGTCCAGGAAAATCCAAATCCCGCTATGTGGGAATATGGTTCAACAACGTTCAAGAACAAACTGTTGTTTGGGTTGCAAACAGAGACACTCCCATCAATGACACCTCTGGGGTTCTCTCAATCAACCCAGATGGAAACCTAGTCCTCCACCACAACTATAGCACTAGTCCCATTTGGTCTAccagtgtttcactcacacaatCAAATAGCACTGCCACTAACGTCATAGCTCAACTCTCAGACCTAGCAAACCTTCTTCTGATTCTTAACGACACCAAAACTCTCATCTGGCAAAGCTTTGATCATCCCACAGACACCTTGATTCCATATCTAAGAATTGGTTTCGACAGAAAAGCTAACCAGAGTTGGATCCTCCAATCTTGGAAGACAGATGATGACCCCGGAACAGGTTCTTACACATTGGAATTGAGCAGCACTGGGAAGGCACAGTTGTTCTTGTATCACCAGAACCTTCCCCTGTGGCGAGGTGGATCATGGAACGGTGAATTATTTATGGGTGTACCCAACATGAAAAGAGATTTGCTTACTTTTAATGTTTCTTTTACTGAAAACGAAAACCTCGTAGCTCTCTCATTTAACCCGCGCGATAAGTCCTTGATCACTTGGGTGGTAGTCCAGCAATCAGGTTTCTTTAACGTATTCACTCGGGATAAGCAAAAGAATCAGTGGAACAGGTACTGGTCTGTGCCAATAAACCAATGTGATAACTATGGAACCTGTGGATCAAACGGTAATTGTGACCCTTTGAACTTTGAGGAATTTCGGTGTACTTGTCTACCTGGGTTTGAACCCAAATCCCCACATGAGTGGTACAATAACAGAGATGGGTCAGAAGGGTGCGTTAGGAAGAAAGGTGTATCCGTTTGTGGGAATGGAGAAGGGTTTGTGAAACTTGAAGGCTTAAAGCTGCCTGATACCTCTGAGGCAACTGCCAAAGAGGGTTGGAGTTTGGACGAGTGTGAGAAGGATTGCTTGAGAAACTGCTCTTGCACTGCTTATGCAGTTCTTGATGTGAGGAATGGTGGAAGTGGGTGCTTGGCATGGCATGGAAATTTAACAGACATACAAAAACTGAGTGATCAAGGCCAAGATATGTTTGTCCGTGTTGATGCAGAAGAACTAG caaattataacaaaaagaCAAAAGGATTACACGGTAAAATGAGGATTGCTGTAATTGTGACTGCTTCTGCAGTAGCAAGTATCATTATCCTCTTCGCTCTGTATTTCCGGTGGAAGAAGAAAACCAAAG ATAAAGTGATGCATCTTTTAAACCAATTTTCCCCTGGACATGACAACGGTATCCAAAGCAGCACGCATAGAAATCTTCCATTTTTCAGCCTTAAAGTGATAATGGAAGCCGCAAGAAATTTTAGTGATGAGAACAAGCTTGGGCAAGGTGGATTTGGTTCTGTCTACAAG GGCTGTCTAGCCAATGGACAAGAGATAGCAGTGAAAAGATTGTCGGAACATTCAGGTCAAGGGACCGAAGAGTTTAAAACTGAAGTTACATTGTTAGTTAAACTTCAACACAGAAATCTAGTGAGGCTGCTCGGTTGTTgctttgaaaaagaagaaaggatgTTAGTTTATGAATATTTACCAAATAAAAGCTTGGACTTCTTCATATTCG ATGAAAAGCGAAGGTCATCACTGACTTGGGATAAGCGGTTTGAAATCATTTTGGGGATTGCTCGAGGTATTCTATATCTTCATCAAGATTCAAGGCTGAAAATAATTCATAGAGATCTAAAAGCAAGCAATGTACTCCTTGATGCTGCAATGAATCCCAAGATCTCAGATTTCGGTATGGCTAGAATATTTGGAGAAGATCAAATCCAAGCAAGGACGAGAAGAGTAGTCGGAACATA TGGCTATATGGCACCAGAATATGCCATGGATGGACGGTATTCAACAAAATCTGACGTCTTTAGTTTCGGGGTCTTACTCCTGGAGATTATTGCTGGCAAGAGAAATACAGACTGTGAAAGGGGAAGATCCTCCCGAAATTTAATTGGACAT GTTTGGATACTGTGGACAGAAGGAAGGGCGTTGGATATAGTTGATTCAACACTGGGTGAGTCTTATTCTCCAGCTTTTGTTCTGAGGTGCATTCAGATTGGTCTATTGTGCGTGCAAGAAAATGCAGCGTATAGACCTTCATTGTCAGAAGTTGTTTTCATGCTAGGCAATGAAACAAGTCTTTCCCGTCCCCAAAAGCCAGCATTTTTACTGAATGGAGATTTGGCCGAGTCATCAACATCAGGTGGTGGATCTtcaataaatgaaataacagCAACTACTGTGAGTGCTCGTTAG
- the LOC108320090 gene encoding G-type lectin S-receptor-like serine/threonine-protein kinase RKS1 isoform X2: MNQTHKHKICMLSSLILLFTFHFCSCSDTISSDKAIRDGELLVSKGKTFALGFFSPGKSKSRYVGIWFNNVQEQTVVWVANRDTPINDTSGVLSINPDGNLVLHHNYSTSPIWSTSVSLTQSNSTATNVIAQLSDLANLLLILNDTKTLIWQSFDHPTDTLIPYLRIGFDRKANQSWILQSWKTDDDPGTGSYTLELSSTGKAQLFLYHQNLPLWRGGSWNGELFMGVPNMKRDLLTFNVSFTENENLVALSFNPRDKSLITWVVVQQSGFFNVFTRDKQKNQWNRYWSVPINQCDNYGTCGSNGNCDPLNFEEFRCTCLPGFEPKSPHEWYNNRDGSEGCVRKKGVSVCGNGEGFVKLEGLKLPDTSEATAKEGWSLDECEKDCLRNCSCTAYAVLDVRNGGSGCLAWHGNLTDIQKLSDQGQDMFVRVDAEELANYNKKTKGLHGKMRIAVIVTASAVASIIILFALYFRWKKKTKDKVMHLLNQFSPGHDNGIQSSTHRNLPFFSLKVIMEAARNFSDENKLGQGGFGSVYKGCLANGQEIAVKRLSEHSGQGTEEFKTEVTLLVKLQHRNLVRLLGCCFEKEERMLVYEYLPNKSLDFFIFDEKRRSSLTWDKRFEIILGIARGILYLHQDSRLKIIHRDLKASNVLLDAAMNPKISDFGMARIFGEDQIQARTRRVVGTYGYMAPEYAMDGRYSTKSDVFSFGVLLLEIIAGKRNTDCERGRSSRNLIGH, encoded by the exons ATGAACCAAACCCATAAGCATAAAATATGTATGCTAAGCTCCTTGATTCTACTCTTCACCTtccatttttgttcttgttctgATACCATATCTTCTGACAAAGCCATCAGAGATGGCGAGCTTCTTGTTTCCAAAGGCAAAACCTTTGCTCTTGGATTTTTCAGTCCAGGAAAATCCAAATCCCGCTATGTGGGAATATGGTTCAACAACGTTCAAGAACAAACTGTTGTTTGGGTTGCAAACAGAGACACTCCCATCAATGACACCTCTGGGGTTCTCTCAATCAACCCAGATGGAAACCTAGTCCTCCACCACAACTATAGCACTAGTCCCATTTGGTCTAccagtgtttcactcacacaatCAAATAGCACTGCCACTAACGTCATAGCTCAACTCTCAGACCTAGCAAACCTTCTTCTGATTCTTAACGACACCAAAACTCTCATCTGGCAAAGCTTTGATCATCCCACAGACACCTTGATTCCATATCTAAGAATTGGTTTCGACAGAAAAGCTAACCAGAGTTGGATCCTCCAATCTTGGAAGACAGATGATGACCCCGGAACAGGTTCTTACACATTGGAATTGAGCAGCACTGGGAAGGCACAGTTGTTCTTGTATCACCAGAACCTTCCCCTGTGGCGAGGTGGATCATGGAACGGTGAATTATTTATGGGTGTACCCAACATGAAAAGAGATTTGCTTACTTTTAATGTTTCTTTTACTGAAAACGAAAACCTCGTAGCTCTCTCATTTAACCCGCGCGATAAGTCCTTGATCACTTGGGTGGTAGTCCAGCAATCAGGTTTCTTTAACGTATTCACTCGGGATAAGCAAAAGAATCAGTGGAACAGGTACTGGTCTGTGCCAATAAACCAATGTGATAACTATGGAACCTGTGGATCAAACGGTAATTGTGACCCTTTGAACTTTGAGGAATTTCGGTGTACTTGTCTACCTGGGTTTGAACCCAAATCCCCACATGAGTGGTACAATAACAGAGATGGGTCAGAAGGGTGCGTTAGGAAGAAAGGTGTATCCGTTTGTGGGAATGGAGAAGGGTTTGTGAAACTTGAAGGCTTAAAGCTGCCTGATACCTCTGAGGCAACTGCCAAAGAGGGTTGGAGTTTGGACGAGTGTGAGAAGGATTGCTTGAGAAACTGCTCTTGCACTGCTTATGCAGTTCTTGATGTGAGGAATGGTGGAAGTGGGTGCTTGGCATGGCATGGAAATTTAACAGACATACAAAAACTGAGTGATCAAGGCCAAGATATGTTTGTCCGTGTTGATGCAGAAGAACTAG caaattataacaaaaagaCAAAAGGATTACACGGTAAAATGAGGATTGCTGTAATTGTGACTGCTTCTGCAGTAGCAAGTATCATTATCCTCTTCGCTCTGTATTTCCGGTGGAAGAAGAAAACCAAAG ATAAAGTGATGCATCTTTTAAACCAATTTTCCCCTGGACATGACAACGGTATCCAAAGCAGCACGCATAGAAATCTTCCATTTTTCAGCCTTAAAGTGATAATGGAAGCCGCAAGAAATTTTAGTGATGAGAACAAGCTTGGGCAAGGTGGATTTGGTTCTGTCTACAAG GGCTGTCTAGCCAATGGACAAGAGATAGCAGTGAAAAGATTGTCGGAACATTCAGGTCAAGGGACCGAAGAGTTTAAAACTGAAGTTACATTGTTAGTTAAACTTCAACACAGAAATCTAGTGAGGCTGCTCGGTTGTTgctttgaaaaagaagaaaggatgTTAGTTTATGAATATTTACCAAATAAAAGCTTGGACTTCTTCATATTCG ATGAAAAGCGAAGGTCATCACTGACTTGGGATAAGCGGTTTGAAATCATTTTGGGGATTGCTCGAGGTATTCTATATCTTCATCAAGATTCAAGGCTGAAAATAATTCATAGAGATCTAAAAGCAAGCAATGTACTCCTTGATGCTGCAATGAATCCCAAGATCTCAGATTTCGGTATGGCTAGAATATTTGGAGAAGATCAAATCCAAGCAAGGACGAGAAGAGTAGTCGGAACATA TGGCTATATGGCACCAGAATATGCCATGGATGGACGGTATTCAACAAAATCTGACGTCTTTAGTTTCGGGGTCTTACTCCTGGAGATTATTGCTGGCAAGAGAAATACAGACTGTGAAAGGGGAAGATCCTCCCGAAATTTAATTGGACAT TAG